Proteins from a genomic interval of Flammeovirgaceae bacterium SG7u.111:
- a CDS encoding porin family protein produces MIEKKSTKYILLGFAFALFLCGKQEAKAQFSIGLKGGYNFSSVTFEPDISTEFRTGYTGGLVFRNSIKPNVGLIAEINYTQKGWTELFPRTDILDARRAYFEYDYIEVPFMTHIYFGGGFAKVILNLGPHFSYLLSQNSYAELAPGDEITYNYTEENTIKFEYGISIGAGLRFNLGKAGDLHVEFRAAQGLNNILDREQPDTPIGSQNLAMGAQVTYFINIAGSDPTKKATKDAPEGD; encoded by the coding sequence ATGATTGAGAAAAAATCAACAAAATATATTCTTTTGGGCTTTGCTTTCGCCCTGTTCCTATGCGGAAAACAAGAGGCAAAAGCGCAATTTAGCATTGGGCTAAAAGGAGGTTATAACTTTAGCAGCGTCACTTTTGAACCAGATATTAGCACAGAATTTCGAACTGGTTATACGGGCGGCCTAGTGTTCAGAAACAGCATTAAACCCAATGTGGGACTAATTGCCGAAATAAATTACACGCAAAAGGGCTGGACAGAGCTTTTTCCCCGCACCGATATCCTCGATGCCCGAAGGGCTTATTTTGAGTACGATTACATAGAAGTCCCTTTCATGACCCACATTTATTTTGGTGGAGGCTTCGCCAAAGTAATCCTTAACCTCGGTCCTCATTTTTCTTATTTGCTTTCGCAAAATTCTTATGCAGAACTTGCCCCCGGCGATGAAATCACTTACAACTACACCGAAGAAAACACCATCAAGTTTGAATACGGGATTTCTATAGGTGCTGGACTGCGCTTTAACTTGGGCAAAGCTGGGGATTTGCATGTGGAATTTAGGGCTGCACAAGGGCTGAACAACATCTTAGACAGAGAGCAGCCAGACACGCCAATAGGCTCGCAAAACCTTGCCATGGGCGCACAAGTAACCTATTTTATCAATATCGCTGGATCTGACCCTACCAAAAAAGCAACGAAAGATGCTCCAGAAGGTGACTAG
- a CDS encoding DUF445 family protein, with product MLIYSIPFISAAIGWFTNFVAIKMLFRPREEKNYGLFKLHGIFPKRKEVLAERLGKVVARDLFNVDMIVGKLDNEANREQIKTHIEKELEEYLRVRLKASNPMLGMLLNDKMIVQIMEKLSEMLDESVPKLMGQLTTKVKEIDIEEMVYQKVSNFSNEKLEALLMSVIKKELAFIEWAGAVLGFIIGLVQIGIIYLSEGSL from the coding sequence ATGCTTATATATTCCATCCCTTTCATTTCTGCAGCCATAGGCTGGTTTACCAACTTTGTAGCCATCAAAATGCTCTTTCGCCCACGCGAAGAGAAAAACTACGGGCTGTTCAAGCTCCACGGCATTTTCCCAAAAAGAAAAGAAGTACTTGCCGAGCGCTTGGGCAAAGTAGTCGCTAGGGACTTGTTCAATGTGGACATGATCGTGGGCAAGCTCGACAACGAGGCTAATCGGGAGCAAATAAAAACTCATATTGAAAAAGAACTAGAGGAGTACCTAAGGGTAAGGCTAAAAGCTAGCAACCCGATGCTGGGAATGCTCCTAAATGATAAAATGATTGTTCAGATCATGGAGAAACTTTCTGAGATGCTTGATGAATCTGTCCCCAAACTGATGGGGCAACTCACCACAAAGGTGAAGGAAATCGACATTGAAGAAATGGTTTACCAGAAGGTCAGCAACTTTTCCAATGAGAAACTGGAGGCTTTGCTCATGTCGGTAATCAAAAAGGAACTTGCCTTTATAGAATGGGCTGGGGCTGTGCTCGGGTTCATCATTGGCCTAGTCCAAATCGGCATCATCTACCTTAGCGAGGGGAGCTTGTAG
- a CDS encoding peptide MFS transporter: MSSSEKGNALAVDHGEWLGHPKGLFILFFTEMWERFSYYGMRAILVLFIVSSVAEGGLGWTTAEALSLYGFYTMFVYLMSIPGGWLADNFLGQKKSVMLGGALLVVGHGVMAIPGMLAFYSALVLIVLGVGCLKPNISTMVGGLYKQGDPRRDQGFTIFYIGINVGAFLSGILVAVVADAYGWHAGFGLAGIGMLLGQLLFIYGQKYLVGVGDFVPAEKVKDKSGVHDKPLTKIEKDRIVVLLISFLIVVVFWGAFEQAGGLMNIYAQYKTDRFIGLFNYTIPAGVFQSVNSFYIMVFGMVVAGFWANRALKGKETSTLLKMGIGTIIMGIGFLFMSAATLETEASGDYKSGMYWLLLAYLFHTIGELCVSPTALSFITKLAPVKYASLMMGIYFAATGVGNKLAASLGEAAQSEPTKVEISYSELMEIAPNFQDEDIDLGYLTVEAVVQKQGDELIATGSGTAIKPLLTFVEGDSKHLKSEVMSVAEDFNNEIGLIFSLNPITEEEGVAEEITENTNFEGTLLVREVQNNNELRIFTIIAGFSIAFGLLLLVFFKKLKALTHNAEDVVVE, from the coding sequence ATAGTATCATCAGTGGCAGAAGGGGGCCTCGGCTGGACAACGGCGGAGGCTCTTAGTTTATATGGGTTTTATACCATGTTTGTTTACCTTATGTCTATCCCTGGTGGCTGGCTGGCCGATAACTTTTTAGGCCAGAAAAAATCGGTGATGCTTGGTGGTGCGCTACTGGTAGTGGGCCACGGCGTAATGGCTATCCCTGGAATGCTAGCTTTTTATTCGGCTTTGGTGTTGATCGTGTTGGGGGTAGGCTGCCTTAAGCCCAATATTTCTACTATGGTGGGGGGCTTGTACAAACAAGGCGACCCTAGGAGAGATCAAGGTTTTACTATTTTTTACATAGGAATTAATGTTGGAGCATTTTTGTCAGGTATTTTAGTTGCCGTGGTAGCCGATGCATATGGTTGGCATGCTGGTTTCGGGCTAGCTGGCATTGGAATGCTTTTGGGGCAATTGTTATTTATATATGGTCAGAAGTATTTGGTTGGGGTTGGTGATTTTGTTCCTGCCGAGAAAGTAAAAGATAAGTCTGGCGTGCACGATAAGCCGCTTACCAAAATTGAAAAGGATAGAATAGTAGTCCTTCTTATTTCTTTCCTTATCGTAGTGGTTTTCTGGGGAGCATTTGAGCAAGCCGGTGGGCTTATGAACATATACGCCCAGTACAAAACGGATAGGTTTATTGGGCTTTTCAACTATACAATCCCAGCGGGAGTTTTCCAATCGGTCAACTCTTTTTACATCATGGTATTTGGAATGGTGGTAGCAGGCTTCTGGGCTAACAGGGCTTTGAAAGGAAAAGAAACTTCTACGCTTCTTAAAATGGGTATTGGTACCATCATCATGGGGATTGGCTTTCTTTTCATGTCTGCCGCAACCTTAGAGACCGAAGCATCTGGTGATTACAAGTCGGGTATGTATTGGTTGCTTTTGGCTTATCTGTTCCACACTATTGGGGAGTTGTGCGTATCGCCTACGGCACTTTCTTTCATCACAAAACTCGCCCCTGTAAAATATGCATCCCTAATGATGGGTATTTACTTTGCCGCTACAGGCGTGGGCAATAAGCTGGCGGCTTCCTTAGGTGAAGCTGCCCAGAGTGAGCCGACCAAGGTGGAGATTTCTTATTCGGAGCTTATGGAAATAGCCCCTAACTTCCAAGACGAAGATATTGACTTAGGTTACCTCACGGTAGAGGCAGTTGTGCAGAAGCAAGGGGATGAGCTGATAGCAACTGGCTCGGGAACGGCAATCAAGCCTTTGCTTACTTTCGTAGAGGGTGATAGTAAACACTTGAAATCTGAAGTGATGTCGGTTGCGGAAGATTTTAATAACGAGATAGGGTTGATCTTCAGCCTTAACCCTATTACAGAAGAAGAAGGGGTGGCAGAAGAGATAACGGAAAATACCAATTTTGAAGGGACTCTGTTGGTAAGAGAGGTTCAGAATAACAATGAACTGAGGATATTTACCATCATAGCTGGCTTCTCCATTGCGTTTGGCTTGCTCTTGTTGGTGTTCTTCAAGAAATTAAAGGCCTTGACTCACAACGCCGAGGATGTAGTAGTAGAATAA